The following are encoded together in the Erwinia sp. E602 genome:
- the hemY gene encoding protoheme IX biogenesis protein HemY: MLKVLLLFLLLIAGVVLGPMIAGHQGYVLIQTDSWNIETSVTGLAIVLILSLLVILGVEWLLRRLFHTGARTRGWFTGRKRRSARRQTHAALVKLAEGDHQQVEKLLSRHADHADQPMVNYLLAAEAAQQRGDEKRADQHLARATELNDGDPLPVEITRVRIQLARGEDHAARHGIDRLLEIAPRHPELLRLAEQAYIRTGAWSALLDILPAMEKIRLGDEAHRLALQQQAWLGLMNQAMADQGSEGLKRWWQQQSRKTRHEIPLQVAMADHLIVCDDHDTAQQIVLDGLKRQYDERLVLLMPRLKGGNPEQLEKALRQQIKQHGATPLLHSTLGQLLMQHGEWQQASEAFRAALQQRPDAFDYAWLADTLDRQHKPEEAAQMRRDGLLLTLKNNP, translated from the coding sequence ATGTTAAAAGTTCTCCTGTTATTTCTGCTGCTGATCGCCGGCGTGGTGCTGGGTCCGATGATTGCCGGCCACCAGGGCTACGTACTGATCCAGACCGACAGCTGGAACATTGAGACCAGCGTTACCGGACTGGCGATCGTCCTGATCCTGTCGCTGCTGGTGATCCTCGGCGTCGAATGGCTGCTGCGCCGCCTGTTCCATACCGGAGCACGCACCCGCGGCTGGTTTACCGGTCGCAAGCGCCGCAGCGCGCGTCGGCAAACCCACGCCGCGCTGGTTAAGCTGGCCGAAGGTGACCATCAGCAGGTTGAGAAGTTGCTCTCACGCCACGCCGATCATGCCGACCAGCCGATGGTCAACTACCTGCTGGCCGCCGAAGCCGCACAGCAGCGCGGCGATGAGAAGCGCGCGGACCAGCACCTGGCCCGCGCCACCGAACTGAACGACGGCGACCCGCTGCCGGTCGAGATCACCCGGGTGCGCATCCAGCTGGCGCGTGGTGAAGACCACGCGGCACGGCACGGCATCGACCGCCTGCTGGAGATCGCTCCGCGCCATCCTGAACTGCTGCGTCTGGCGGAACAGGCCTACATCAGAACAGGGGCCTGGAGCGCGCTGCTGGATATTCTGCCGGCGATGGAGAAAATCAGGCTGGGTGATGAAGCGCATCGCCTGGCGCTGCAGCAGCAGGCCTGGCTGGGCCTGATGAACCAGGCAATGGCCGATCAGGGCAGCGAGGGCCTGAAGCGCTGGTGGCAGCAGCAGAGCCGCAAAACGCGCCACGAGATCCCCCTGCAGGTGGCGATGGCGGATCACCTGATCGTCTGTGACGATCATGACACCGCCCAGCAGATCGTCCTCGACGGCCTGAAACGCCAGTATGATGAACGCCTGGTGCTGCTGATGCCGCGCCTGAAGGGCGGCAACCCGGAACAGCTGGAGAAAGCGCTGCGCCAGCAGATCAAACAGCACGGTGCCACCCCGCTGCTGCACAGCACGCTGGGGCAACTGCTGATGCAGCACGGCGAATGGCAGCAGGCCAGCGAGGCGTTCCGCGCCGCGCTGCAACAGCGCCCGGATGCCTTCGACTACGCGTGGCTGGCAGATACCCTCGATCGCCAGCATAAGCCGGAAGAGGCCGCACAGATGCGCCGCGACGGGCTGCTGCTGACGCTGAAAAATAATCCCTGA
- the hemC gene encoding hydroxymethylbilane synthase, whose translation MSDKILRIATRQSPLALWQAEYVQQRLLSCHPGLRVELVPMVTRGDVILDTPLAKVGGKGLFVKELEQAMLDGRADIAVHSMKDVPVAFPEGLGLVTICEREDPHDAFVSHHYESVDALPQGAIVGTSSLRRQCQLSARRPDLVIRSLRGNVGTRLGKLDAGEYDAIILAVAGLKRLGLHARIRQVMPAEESLPAVGQGAVGIECRLDDADTIALLAVLNDEDTACRVRAERAMNLRLEGGCQVPIGSYAILEGDRLWLRGLVGSPDGSQMICGERRGPRDDAEKMGISLAEELLEKGARDILAEVYQGNPPA comes from the coding sequence ATGTCAGATAAAATTTTAAGAATCGCCACCCGGCAGAGTCCGCTGGCGCTGTGGCAGGCCGAGTATGTCCAGCAACGTTTACTCAGCTGCCATCCCGGCCTGCGCGTGGAACTTGTGCCGATGGTCACCCGTGGTGATGTGATCCTCGACACGCCGCTGGCGAAGGTCGGAGGCAAAGGGCTGTTCGTTAAAGAGCTGGAACAGGCGATGCTCGACGGCCGTGCCGACATTGCCGTGCACTCGATGAAAGATGTGCCGGTGGCGTTCCCTGAAGGGCTGGGGCTGGTGACCATCTGTGAGCGTGAAGACCCACACGATGCCTTTGTTTCTCATCACTATGAGTCAGTGGATGCGCTACCGCAGGGCGCGATTGTGGGCACCTCCAGCCTGCGCCGCCAGTGCCAGCTGAGCGCCCGCCGTCCGGATCTGGTGATCCGCTCGCTGCGTGGCAACGTCGGCACGCGCCTCGGCAAGCTGGATGCCGGCGAGTACGATGCGATTATTCTGGCGGTGGCAGGCCTTAAGCGGCTGGGTCTGCACGCACGCATCCGTCAGGTCATGCCGGCTGAAGAGTCGTTACCGGCCGTTGGCCAGGGCGCGGTAGGTATTGAGTGTCGCCTGGATGATGCTGATACCATCGCGCTATTGGCGGTGCTGAATGACGAAGATACCGCCTGCCGCGTGCGCGCGGAGCGGGCGATGAACCTGCGGCTGGAAGGCGGTTGCCAGGTGCCGATCGGCAGTTATGCAATCCTGGAAGGCGATCGGCTGTGGCTGCGTGGCCTGGTCGGCTCCCCTGACGGCAGCCAGATGATCTGCGGCGAGCGCCGTGGCCCGCGCGATGACGCGGAAAAAATGGGTATCTCGCTGGCGGAAGAGCTGCTGGAGAAAGGCGCGCGCGACATCCTCGCCGAGGTTTATCAGGGAAATCCCCCGGCATGA
- a CDS encoding class I adenylate cyclase, with protein MYLYIETLKQRLDAINQLRVDRALAAMGPAFQQVYSLLPTLLHYHHPLMPGYLQGSVPHGISFYTPDDNQKKYLADLEEESTSPAALPPQGEMPITGVYSMGSTSSVGQNSTSDLDIWVCHHSWLDNDERLNLQKKCTRLEKWCASMGVEVSFFLIDENRFRHNESGSLGGEDCGSTQHILLLDEFYRTAVRLAGKRILWNMVPCEEEEHYDDYVMSLWQQGVLTPNEWLDLGGLGTLSAEEYFGASLWQLYKSIDSPYKAVLKTLLLEAYSWEYPATRLLAMDIKQRLHNGEIVCYGLDAYCMMLERVTHYLTSIDDHARLDLVRRCFYLKVCEKLSQTGETPGWRREILSQLVAEWGWDAARLAVLDSRADWKIAQVREAHNELLDAMMQSYRNLIRFARRNNLSVSASPQDIGVLTRKLYAAFEALPGKVTLLNPQISPDLSEQHLTFIHVPNGRANRAGWYLYNQSPDMSSIVSHQPLEYNRYLNKLVAWAWFNGLLTSKTRLHIKGNAVCDLARLQELVADVSHHFPLRLPSPTPKALYSPCEIRHLAIIVNLEYDPTMAFRNQVVHFDFRKLDVFSFGQQQQCLVGSIDLLYRNSWNEVRTLHFNGEQAMIEALKTILGKMHQDASPPDAVEVFCYSQHLRGLIRTRVQQLVSECIELRLSSTRQEPGRFKALRVAGQTWGLFFERLSVSVQKLENAVEFYGAISNNKLHGLSLKVETNQTHLPAVVDGYASEGIIQFFFEDTEDDHGFNIYILDESNRVEVYHHCEGSKEELVRDVSRFYSSSHDRFTYGSSFINFNLPQFYQIVQEDERIQVIPFRNQVINPLRVQGNENEHDEYIRLYQAH; from the coding sequence TTGTACCTCTACATTGAGACACTGAAACAGAGACTGGATGCCATTAACCAGCTGCGCGTAGACCGCGCACTGGCTGCGATGGGACCTGCTTTCCAGCAGGTTTACAGTCTGCTGCCAACCTTATTACATTATCATCATCCGCTGATGCCGGGTTACCTTCAGGGTAGCGTTCCACATGGCATCAGCTTCTACACGCCTGATGATAATCAAAAGAAATATCTTGCTGATTTAGAAGAAGAATCAACGTCACCTGCGGCACTGCCTCCGCAGGGTGAAATGCCGATCACCGGCGTCTACTCGATGGGCAGCACCTCTTCGGTTGGGCAGAACAGCACCTCCGATCTCGACATCTGGGTCTGCCATCATTCTTGGCTGGATAACGATGAACGCCTGAACCTGCAGAAAAAATGTACGCGGCTTGAGAAATGGTGCGCGTCGATGGGCGTGGAGGTCAGCTTCTTCCTGATCGATGAAAACCGCTTCCGTCACAATGAAAGCGGCAGCCTCGGCGGGGAGGATTGCGGTTCTACGCAGCACATCCTGTTGCTGGACGAGTTTTACCGTACCGCGGTGCGGCTGGCCGGTAAACGTATTCTGTGGAATATGGTGCCGTGCGAGGAAGAAGAACATTACGACGACTACGTAATGTCGCTCTGGCAACAGGGCGTACTGACGCCGAACGAGTGGCTGGATCTTGGCGGGCTTGGCACGCTGTCCGCCGAAGAGTACTTCGGCGCCAGCCTGTGGCAGCTGTATAAAAGCATCGATTCGCCCTATAAGGCGGTGCTGAAAACGCTGCTGCTGGAAGCCTATTCGTGGGAGTATCCTGCTACCCGCCTGCTGGCGATGGATATTAAACAGCGCCTGCACAACGGTGAGATCGTCTGTTATGGCCTGGATGCCTACTGCATGATGCTGGAGAGGGTTACCCACTATCTGACCAGCATTGATGACCATGCCCGGCTGGATCTGGTGCGCCGCTGCTTTTATCTGAAGGTGTGTGAAAAACTGTCGCAGACGGGTGAAACCCCGGGGTGGCGACGTGAAATCCTCAGCCAGCTGGTGGCCGAATGGGGCTGGGATGCCGCCCGTCTGGCGGTGCTCGACAGCCGTGCCGACTGGAAAATTGCCCAGGTGCGCGAGGCGCATAATGAACTGCTGGATGCGATGATGCAGAGTTATCGCAACCTGATCCGCTTTGCCCGCCGCAACAATTTAAGCGTCAGCGCCAGCCCGCAGGATATCGGGGTGCTGACGCGTAAACTGTATGCCGCTTTTGAGGCGCTACCCGGTAAAGTCACGCTGCTTAACCCGCAGATCTCACCGGATCTCTCTGAACAGCATCTGACCTTTATTCACGTGCCAAACGGCCGCGCCAACCGTGCCGGCTGGTACCTGTATAACCAGTCACCGGATATGAGTTCGATCGTCAGCCATCAGCCGCTGGAGTATAACCGTTACCTGAATAAGCTGGTGGCGTGGGCGTGGTTCAACGGTTTGCTGACCAGCAAAACGCGCCTGCACATTAAAGGTAACGCCGTCTGCGACCTGGCGCGGTTACAGGAGCTGGTTGCCGACGTGTCGCACCATTTCCCGCTGCGTCTGCCGTCACCGACGCCGAAAGCGCTCTACAGCCCGTGCGAAATTCGCCATCTGGCGATCATCGTCAACCTGGAATATGACCCGACGATGGCGTTCCGCAATCAGGTGGTGCATTTCGATTTCCGCAAGCTTGATGTGTTCAGCTTCGGTCAGCAGCAGCAGTGCCTGGTCGGCAGCATTGACCTGCTGTACCGCAACTCGTGGAATGAGGTGCGTACCCTGCACTTCAACGGCGAGCAGGCGATGATTGAAGCGCTGAAAACCATTCTTGGCAAAATGCATCAGGATGCCTCGCCGCCGGATGCCGTCGAAGTGTTCTGCTACAGCCAGCATCTGCGCGGTTTAATTCGTACCCGTGTGCAACAGCTGGTCTCTGAATGCATTGAGCTACGGCTCTCCAGCACCCGTCAGGAACCGGGGCGCTTTAAGGCGCTGCGCGTAGCGGGGCAAACCTGGGGGCTGTTCTTCGAGCGCCTGAGCGTCTCCGTGCAGAAGCTGGAGAATGCGGTCGAATTTTACGGTGCCATCTCGAATAATAAACTGCACGGCCTGTCGCTGAAGGTGGAAACCAACCAGACCCACCTGCCGGCGGTGGTCGACGGGTACGCCAGTGAAGGCATTATTCAGTTCTTCTTTGAAGATACCGAAGACGATCACGGCTTTAATATCTATATCCTTGATGAAAGTAACCGGGTTGAGGTCTATCACCACTGTGAGGGCAGTAAAGAGGAACTGGTGCGTGACGTCAGCCGCTTCTATTCTTCCTCACACGATCGTTTCACCTACGGTTCAAGTTTTATCAACTTTAATCTGCCGCAGTTTTATCAGATAGTGCAGGAAGACGAGCGTATTCAGGTGATTCCGTTCCGTAACCAGGTGATTAACCCGCTGCGGGTGCAGGGGAATGAAAATGAACATGACGAGTATATCCGCCTTTACCAGGCTCATTGA
- the hemX gene encoding uroporphyrinogen-III C-methyltransferase — protein MTEHKDSSAMVEETTPAVEKETPVTPPRPLKNSDARQRNSGALLGGVAIAIALALGVGLYLNDKHQAALQTEASEALTAQLAELQQQSVGDRQSLLKQLATQASALETARQQQSALSQQLDELKEKVTAISGSDAQIWLLAQADYLVKLAGRKLWSDQDVTTAAVLLKSADASLADMHDPSLIDARRALTADISTLSALSQVDYDGIILRLNQLSNGIDNLRLADNDNDDEPMDANSGELSSSLREWRQNLVKSWHNFMDDFITIRRRDATAEPLLAPNQDVYLRENIRSRLLIAAQAVPRHQDEIYKQSIDTVSGWVRAWYDTSDANTKAFLSQLDELSQQSVSMDVPDALESQPVLDKLMQTRVRNLLAQPAGSAAAPSANAAPASPPAQEK, from the coding sequence ATGACGGAACACAAAGATTCCTCCGCCATGGTTGAAGAGACCACCCCTGCGGTCGAAAAAGAGACGCCGGTGACGCCGCCGCGGCCGCTGAAAAACAGCGATGCCCGGCAGAGAAACAGCGGAGCCCTGTTAGGGGGAGTGGCGATTGCTATCGCGCTGGCGCTGGGTGTCGGCCTGTATCTGAACGACAAACATCAGGCCGCACTGCAGACAGAGGCCAGTGAGGCGCTCACGGCGCAGCTGGCAGAGCTGCAACAGCAGTCGGTCGGCGATCGCCAGTCGCTGCTGAAACAGCTCGCCACTCAGGCCAGCGCGCTGGAGACGGCGCGTCAGCAGCAGAGCGCCTTAAGCCAGCAGCTTGACGAGTTAAAAGAGAAAGTCACCGCCATTTCAGGCAGCGATGCGCAAATCTGGCTGCTGGCTCAGGCCGACTATCTGGTTAAACTGGCCGGACGCAAACTGTGGAGCGATCAGGACGTCACCACGGCCGCGGTGCTGTTAAAAAGTGCCGATGCCAGCCTCGCCGATATGCACGATCCCAGCCTGATCGACGCGCGCCGCGCCCTGACTGCCGATATCAGCACGCTGTCCGCCTTAAGCCAGGTGGATTACGACGGCATTATTCTTCGCCTCAACCAGCTGTCTAACGGCATCGACAACCTGCGTCTGGCCGACAACGACAACGACGATGAACCGATGGATGCTAACAGCGGCGAGCTCTCCTCCTCGCTGCGCGAATGGCGGCAGAACCTGGTAAAAAGCTGGCATAACTTTATGGATGACTTTATTACCATCCGCCGCCGCGACGCCACCGCTGAACCGCTGCTGGCACCAAATCAGGACGTCTATCTGCGCGAGAACATCCGTTCGCGTCTGCTGATCGCCGCTCAGGCGGTGCCGCGCCATCAGGATGAGATCTACAAGCAGTCGATCGACACCGTCTCCGGCTGGGTTCGCGCCTGGTATGACACCAGCGATGCCAATACCAAAGCCTTCCTCAGCCAGCTGGATGAGCTGAGCCAGCAGAGCGTGTCGATGGACGTGCCGGATGCGCTGGAGAGCCAGCCTGTTCTCGACAAACTGATGCAGACCCGCGTACGTAACCTGCTGGCGCAGCCGGCCGGAAGTGCGGCAGCCCCGTCTGCCAACGCGGCACCTGCGTCACCACCGGCACAGGAGAAATAA
- the dapF gene encoding diaminopimelate epimerase, giving the protein MQFSKMHGLGNDFMVVDAVTQNVYFSPELIRRLADRHLGIGFDQLLIVEPPYDPDLDFHYRIFNADGSEVAQCGNGARCFARFVRLKGLTNKSDIRVSTQTGRMVLSVSQDERVCVNMGEPNFEPSQVPFRANKAENIYLMRAAEQTVMCGVVSMGNPHCVLQVDSVKTAAVETLGPVLESHERFPERVNVGFMEVVSREHIRLRVYERGAGETQACGSGACAAVAVGIQQGLLADTVRVDLPGGSLNITWQGPGQPLFMTGPATHVYDGFIHL; this is encoded by the coding sequence ATGCAGTTCTCGAAAATGCACGGCCTTGGCAATGACTTTATGGTGGTCGATGCCGTCACCCAAAACGTTTATTTCTCCCCTGAGCTGATCCGCCGCCTGGCTGACCGGCATCTGGGGATCGGTTTCGATCAGCTGCTGATCGTCGAACCGCCTTACGATCCCGACCTTGATTTCCACTATCGCATCTTTAACGCCGACGGCAGTGAAGTGGCGCAGTGCGGCAACGGTGCGCGCTGTTTTGCCCGCTTCGTGCGCTTAAAAGGGCTGACCAACAAGAGCGACATCCGCGTCAGCACGCAAACCGGCCGCATGGTGCTGAGCGTCAGCCAGGATGAGCGGGTTTGTGTGAATATGGGCGAACCCAACTTCGAGCCTTCTCAGGTGCCGTTCCGCGCCAATAAAGCGGAAAATATCTACCTGATGCGCGCGGCCGAACAGACGGTGATGTGCGGTGTGGTGTCAATGGGCAACCCGCACTGCGTGCTGCAGGTCGACAGTGTGAAAACCGCTGCGGTGGAGACGCTGGGGCCGGTCCTTGAAAGCCATGAACGCTTCCCGGAGCGGGTCAACGTCGGCTTTATGGAAGTGGTCAGCCGCGAACATATTCGCCTGCGCGTCTATGAACGCGGCGCCGGCGAGACCCAGGCCTGCGGCAGCGGCGCCTGTGCGGCGGTTGCGGTGGGCATCCAGCAGGGGCTGCTGGCGGACACCGTGCGGGTCGACCTGCCCGGCGGTTCGCTGAATATCACCTGGCAAGGCCCGGGTCAGCCGCTGTTTATGACCGGCCCGGCCACCCACGTTTATGACGGATTTATCCACCTATGA
- the hemD gene encoding uroporphyrinogen-III synthase, translating to MTILVTRPAPAADELVSRLRGRGQVAWAMPLIEFTPGQQLSSLPARLAALTAGDLVFALSGQAVHYAHPAVIRAGLTWPASLNYYAIGRSTALALHAASGHQVTWPHEQETSEVLIQLPALQQVAGRRALILRGNGGRELLAETLHSRGAQVEFIECYQRCAKHYQGAEEGRRWRDRAIDTLVVTSGEMLQQLYMLFPPVDRDQWLLHCRLVVVSDRLAGLASQLGWKTIEVAGGADNDALLRALHPH from the coding sequence ATGACCATTCTGGTCACCCGCCCGGCACCGGCCGCCGACGAGCTGGTTAGCCGTTTGCGCGGCCGCGGGCAGGTTGCCTGGGCGATGCCGCTGATTGAATTTACCCCCGGGCAACAGCTGAGCAGCCTGCCAGCCCGGCTGGCCGCGCTGACGGCAGGGGACCTGGTTTTTGCCCTCTCCGGACAGGCGGTGCATTATGCTCATCCTGCCGTTATTCGCGCCGGGCTCACCTGGCCCGCCAGCCTGAACTATTATGCTATAGGGCGCAGCACCGCACTGGCGCTGCATGCGGCCAGCGGCCATCAGGTCACCTGGCCGCACGAGCAGGAAACCAGTGAGGTGCTGATACAACTCCCCGCTCTGCAGCAGGTGGCTGGCCGCCGGGCGCTGATCCTGCGCGGTAACGGAGGCCGCGAATTGCTGGCGGAAACCTTGCATAGCCGTGGCGCTCAGGTAGAGTTTATCGAGTGCTATCAACGCTGTGCTAAACACTATCAGGGGGCCGAAGAGGGTCGCCGCTGGCGCGATCGGGCGATCGATACGCTGGTGGTTACCAGCGGCGAAATGCTGCAACAGCTGTATATGCTGTTCCCGCCGGTTGACCGTGACCAGTGGTTGCTGCACTGCCGGCTGGTGGTGGTCAGCGACCGTCTGGCAGGACTGGCCAGCCAGCTTGGCTGGAAAACGATTGAGGTTGCCGGGGGCGCCGATAACGACGCGCTGCTGCGCGCGTTACACCCGCACTAA
- a CDS encoding DUF484 domain-containing protein: MKTVGEPQQASAGGEMLPDDRSVSEYLLQNPDFFIRNARQVEQMIVPHPIRGTVSLVEWQLARQRNHIRELEEEITLLMQQASANQQLFDRLFELQGRLASAPTLHEMLNRLQRWARDLGLAGANIRLFSERWRIGAPSDFTQLALPRQAFEPVRIQRLGKQNHYLGSLNGPELLLLLPQAKAIGSVAMSLLGERGDLGVLIFSSRDSQHYQTGMGTTLLQHLSLMLPPLLENWVERA; this comes from the coding sequence ATGAAAACGGTCGGTGAGCCACAGCAGGCCAGCGCCGGCGGCGAAATGCTGCCGGACGATCGCAGCGTCAGCGAATACCTGCTGCAGAACCCGGACTTCTTTATCCGCAACGCCCGCCAGGTCGAGCAGATGATCGTGCCGCACCCGATCCGCGGCACCGTGTCGCTGGTGGAGTGGCAGCTCGCGCGTCAGCGTAATCACATCCGGGAACTGGAGGAAGAGATTACCCTGCTGATGCAGCAGGCCAGCGCCAACCAGCAGCTGTTTGACCGGCTGTTTGAGCTACAGGGGCGGCTGGCGTCGGCCCCCACCCTGCATGAGATGCTCAACCGCCTGCAGCGCTGGGCGCGCGATCTCGGGCTGGCAGGGGCCAATATCCGTCTGTTCAGCGAGCGCTGGCGCATCGGTGCGCCGTCCGACTTCACCCAGCTGGCGCTGCCACGGCAGGCGTTTGAGCCCGTGCGCATTCAGCGGCTGGGTAAGCAGAATCACTATCTTGGCAGCCTGAATGGCCCGGAGCTGCTGCTGCTGCTGCCGCAGGCGAAAGCGATCGGCTCGGTGGCGATGTCGTTACTCGGTGAGCGAGGCGATCTTGGCGTGCTGATTTTCAGCAGCCGGGACAGCCAGCACTACCAGACCGGCATGGGCACCACCCTGCTTCAGCACCTGTCGCTGATGCTGCCGCCGCTGCTGGAAAACTGGGTGGAACGGGCGTGA
- a CDS encoding lipoprotein: MKTLICRLALILAAASLAGCGLKGPLYFPKDEPTQPQTATTASATANNPQAAVTSPGQSVPAAQ; encoded by the coding sequence ATGAAGACACTGATATGCCGACTGGCGCTGATTCTGGCGGCGGCCAGCCTGGCGGGATGTGGCCTGAAGGGGCCGCTCTACTTCCCGAAAGATGAACCAACCCAGCCACAAACCGCCACGACGGCGAGCGCTACCGCGAACAACCCGCAGGCAGCCGTCACGTCCCCGGGGCAGAGTGTGCCAGCGGCCCAGTAA